A single genomic interval of Arthrobacter methylotrophus harbors:
- a CDS encoding RNA ligase family protein: METLEAVRALVTVETVTSLTSIENADFIAIAKVRGWNLVVKKDEVEVGDKVVYFEIDSHLPLADPRFAFLEPRGAKTFNGVHGHVLKSAKMRGVYSQGLAIPATLFPELETLADGEELAAVLGVTKYEEPIPDEMAGKATGAFPTRFAPKTGAERVQNLTDVFADLRADYDWIATEKIDGESTTFINHDGTLRVAGRGWEYAAPASPAEATTPWKIAAEYDILKRLPQGYTVQGELYGAGVLAKNTLKEPGKKFLAFNVLRDGVFVPRSEWPTAIEEIGTPILELELPATVEEALAQVEGMKSVLNPAVMAEGIVWHNTAGARIPELQGRTGMKAINNRWLVKHS; this comes from the coding sequence ATGGAAACACTCGAAGCCGTCCGCGCGCTCGTCACTGTCGAAACCGTCACCTCTCTCACCTCCATTGAAAACGCCGACTTCATTGCCATTGCAAAGGTCCGCGGCTGGAACCTGGTCGTGAAGAAAGACGAGGTCGAGGTCGGCGACAAGGTCGTCTACTTTGAAATCGACAGCCACTTGCCCCTGGCCGACCCGCGCTTCGCGTTCCTGGAACCCCGCGGCGCCAAGACCTTCAACGGTGTCCACGGCCATGTCCTCAAGTCCGCCAAGATGCGCGGCGTCTACTCGCAAGGTCTGGCCATCCCGGCTACCCTGTTCCCGGAACTGGAAACCCTGGCCGACGGCGAAGAACTCGCCGCCGTCTTGGGCGTCACCAAGTACGAGGAACCGATCCCCGACGAAATGGCTGGCAAGGCCACAGGAGCTTTCCCGACCCGTTTCGCCCCCAAGACCGGTGCCGAGCGTGTCCAGAACCTGACCGACGTCTTCGCCGATCTCCGTGCCGACTACGACTGGATCGCCACTGAAAAAATTGACGGAGAATCCACAACTTTTATTAATCACGACGGCACCTTGCGGGTCGCCGGCCGCGGCTGGGAATACGCTGCTCCGGCCAGCCCGGCTGAGGCCACGACCCCGTGGAAGATCGCCGCCGAGTACGACATCCTCAAGCGCCTGCCGCAGGGCTACACGGTCCAGGGCGAGTTGTACGGCGCCGGGGTTCTGGCCAAAAACACACTCAAGGAGCCGGGCAAGAAGTTCCTCGCCTTCAACGTGCTCCGCGACGGGGTGTTCGTGCCCCGCTCCGAATGGCCAACCGCGATCGAAGAGATCGGCACCCCGATCCTGGAACTTGAACTGCCCGCCACTGTCGAGGAAGCCCTCGCCCAGGTCGAAGGCATGAAGTCGGTGTTGAACCCGGCCGTCATGGCCGAAGGCATCGTCTGGCACAACACCGCCGGCGCCCGTATCCCCGAACTCCAGGGACGCACCGGCATGAAAGCCATCAACAACCGCTGGCTCGTCAAGCACTCCTAA
- a CDS encoding Panacea domain-containing protein — MTTISVHDAIAYLLARKGSHASTSSLHRMAYFAQGWHLAWTGGPLFEEEIRTRKTGPFISAMFPHQTDGYTETSWSAGNADAVSAVQAEVLEAVFRHYSHLSGITLTEWANAEAPCLLAMQRATEEDPNPVIDLGEMKAFFKALDDAPADRTAYANRFINQYTDEALKVRP, encoded by the coding sequence ATGACAACCATCAGCGTCCACGACGCCATTGCCTACCTGCTGGCCAGGAAAGGCAGTCACGCGAGCACCTCCTCGCTCCACAGGATGGCCTACTTCGCCCAGGGCTGGCACTTGGCCTGGACAGGCGGCCCCTTGTTCGAGGAGGAGATCCGCACCCGGAAGACCGGCCCGTTCATCTCGGCGATGTTCCCGCACCAGACAGACGGGTACACGGAGACGTCCTGGTCGGCCGGGAACGCAGACGCGGTAAGCGCTGTCCAGGCAGAGGTACTGGAAGCAGTCTTCCGCCACTATTCACACCTGAGCGGCATCACCCTGACCGAGTGGGCCAACGCCGAGGCGCCATGCCTGCTGGCAATGCAGCGAGCCACTGAAGAGGACCCCAATCCGGTCATCGACCTGGGCGAGATGAAAGCCTTCTTCAAGGCCCTCGATGATGCGCCCGCGGACAGGACCGCCTACGCCAACCGGTTCATCAACCAGTACACCGACGAGGCACTGAAGGTCCGGCCATGA